CTACGTCAACTCCGAGTTGCCGCCCAAGATCCAACGACTCATGACCCGCAGCTGGACCAAGGTCAAGTCGGGTAAATAGCGTTTAGCGCTCTAACTATTCCAAGCTCGTCCGCATGGGGCGGGCTGCAAATTCTGTGGGAGTTTCGTAAATGGCAGTTGCCTCCGGCGCCTATAAGAAAGCCCTCGAGGGCGACCAGACACCCAAGCAGGTGTTGGTCAAGATCGACCGGGTCACGAAGAAGTTCGACGAGACGATTGCCGTGGACGACGTGTCCCTGGAAATCAAGAAAGGTGAAATTTTCGCCTTGCTCGGCGGTTCGGGATCGGGCAAATCCACTTTGCTGCGCATGCTGGCAGGTTTCGAGCGGCCCACGGAGGGGCGAATTTTCCTCGATGGCGTAGACATCACCGACCTGCCGCCCTATGAGCGGCCGATCAACATGATGTTCCAGTCCTACGCCTTGTTTCCCCACATGACCGTGGCGCAGAACATCGCCTTCGGTCTGCAACAGGACAAGATCTCGAAATCCGAGATCGACGCCCGCGTGGCCGAAATGCTCAAGCTGGTGCAGATGAGCCAGTATGCCAAGCGCAAGCCGCACCAGCTCTCCGGTGGCCAGCGCCAGCGCGTGGCCCTGGCCCGTTCCTTGGCCAAACGACCGAAACTTCTACTGCTCGACGAGCCGATGGGCGCCCTGGACAAGAAGCTGCGCTCGCAAATGCAGCTTGAGCTGGTGGAGATCATCGAGCGCGTGGGCGTGACCTGCGTCATGGTGACCCACGACCAGGAAGAGGCCATGACCATGGCCGAGCGCATCGCGATCATGCACCTGGGTTGGATCGCCCAGATCGGCAGCCCGATCGACATCTACGAGACCCCGACCAGCCGGCTGGTCTGCGAGTTCATCGGCAACGTCAACATCTTCGAGACCGAAGTGGTGGAAGACGCCGAGGGCCATGCGGTGCTGACCTGCAAGGACCTGGACCGCAACATCTACGTGGGCCACGGCATCAGCACCTCGGTGCAGGACAAGTCCGTGACCTACGCCATCCGCCCGGAAAAACTCCTGGTCACCCCAGAGCAGCCGACCTGTGAGCACAACTGGTCCAGCGGCAAGGTCCACGACATCGCCTACCTGGGCGGTCACTCAGTGTTCTACGTCGAATTGCCGAGCGGCAAACTGGTGCAGTCGTTCGTCGCCAACGCCGAGCGACGTGGCCAGCGTCCGACCTGGGGCGACCAGGTGTTCGTCTGGTGGGAAGACGACAGCGGCGTGGTGCTTCGCTCATGAACATGCGCAAACTCAAACGCCGACTCGCCCGAATAACGCCCGGTGGCCGTCAATTGGTCATCGGGGTGCCCTTCATCTGGCTGTTCCTGTTCTTCATGTTGCCGTTCTTCATCGTATTGAAGATCAGTTTCGCCGAAGCCGATGTCGCCATCCCGCCGTACACCGAGATCTACAGCTACATCGACCAGAAGCTGCAGGTGCTGCTCAACCTCGGCAACTATGTGATGCTCAGCGAGGACGAGCTGTACATCGCCGCCTACCTCGGCTCGCTGAAAATGGCCCTGATCAGCACGGTGCTGTGCCTGTTGATCGGCTACCCGATGGCCTACGCCATCGCCAACGCCCGTAAAGAGATGCAGACGGTGCTGGTGTTGCTGATCATGATGCCGACCTGGACCGCGATCCTGATCCGCGTCTACGCGTGGATGGGCATCCTCAGCAACAACGGTTTGCTCAATGGCTTCCTGATGAGCATGGGCTGGATCAGCGAACCCTTGCAGATCCTCAACACCAACCTGGCGGTGTACATAGGCGTCGTCTATTCCTATTTGCCGTTCATGATCCTGCCGTTGTACGCCAACCTGGTGAAGCATGACGCCAGCCTGTTGGAAGCCGCGTCGGACCTGGGTTCGAGTACCTTCAACAGCTTTTGGAAAATCACCGTGCCGCTGTCCAAGAACGGCATTATCGCGGGCTGCATGCTGGTGTTCATTCCCGTGGTGGGCGAGTTCGTGATCCCGGAACTGCTGGGTGGCCCGGAAACCCTGATGATCGGCAAAGTGCTGTGGCAGGAATTCTTCAATAACCGAGACTGGCCGGTGGCGTCCGCCCTGGCGGTGGTGATGCTGGCGATCCTGATCGTGCCCATCATCTTGTTCAACCGTAGCCAGGCCAAAGAAATGGAGGGCAAGGAATGAAGCGCTTCCGTTTTTCAAGCCTGATGCTGGTGCTGGGTTTGCTGTTCATCTACGCACCGATGCTGATCCTGGTGATCTACTCGTTCAACGCCTCGAAGCTGGTGACGGTGTGGGGCGGCTGGTCGATCAAATGGTACGTCGGCCTGCTGGACAACAGCCAGTTGATGGGCTCGGTGATGCGCTCGCTGGAAATCGCCTGCTACACGGCGATTGCCGCGGTGGCCCTGGGGACGCTGGCGGCCTTCGTGCTGACCCGCATCACCCACTTCAAGGGGCGCACGCTGTTCGGTGGCCTGGTCACCGCGCCGCTGGTGATGCCGGAAGTGATCACCGGTCTGTCGCTGTTGCTGCTGTTCGTGGCCATGGCGCAGATGATCGGCTGGCCGCAGGAACGTGGCATCGTCACGATCTGGATCGCCCACACGACGTTCTGCGCGGCTTATGTGGCGGTGGTGGTCTCGGCGCGCTTGCGTGAGCTGGACCTGTCCATCGAGGAAGCGGCGATGGACCTCGGGGCGCGGCCGTGGAAGGTGTTCTTCCTGATCACCATCCCGATGATCGCGCCGTCACTGGCAGCGGGCGGCATGATGTCCTTCGCCTTGTCCCTGGACGACCTGGTGCTGGCAAGCTTCGTTTCCGGTCCTGGGTCGACGACCTTGCCGATGGAAGTGTTCTCGGCGGTGCGCCTGGGTGTGAAGCCGGAAATCAACGCCGTGGCGAGCCTGATCCTGCTGGCGGTGTCGCTGGTGACCTTCCTGGTCTGGTACTTCAGCCGTCGCGCCGAAGAGAACCGCAAGCGGGCGATCCAGCAAGCCATCGAGGAAAGCGCTGCCGATTCCTGGAAACAACCGCAGGCGCGCCGGGCCGATACCGCGCCGGTCTGACCCGGCGCAGGACTTACTGTGGGAGCGGACTTGCTCCCGCAGTGGTCTGTTCGATCATTCCCACCTTCACTTCTTCAGCGCGTCATGAGCCTCCAGCGCCCGCAAGGAATAGATATAGGCCGCCCCGGCGTTCAGCGAAACCGCGGTGGCCAGGGTCGCGGCAATTTCTTCGCGGGTAGCGCCGGCCTTGATGGCGGCGTCGGTGTGCACGCCAATGCAGCCGTCGCAGCGGGTGGTAATCGCGACGGCGATGGAGATCAGCTCGCGGGTCTTGGCATCGAGCACGTTGTTATCGGCGGCGGCTTCATCCAGGGCCACGTAGGCCTTGACCATTTTCGGATTGCTTTTGCCCAAGGCGCCAAACGCGCTTTTGATGGTGGGGAGCAGCTCGGACCAGTTATTGAACATTGCGGTGGACTCCATTGCGATGAAAGGGCTTGGGCCCTCGTAGTCTTGACCATCAATGGCGAGCGAGCCGGTTGATGGTCAAAAGATTCACTGCGCCCCGGCGGGTAGCAGTTTCAAAGTGCCGCGGCTATTGGCCGTGACTTCTTCCTCGGCCAGGTGCGCCTGGTGATACAAACCCTCGATGTAGGCTTCGGCCTGGTCCTCGTAATGCTTGTCGAACGGCACGCCGCTCTGGCCGACAGGGTTGATGGTGAGGCTGTGGGTCGGGTCGCCGAAGTCGATGATGCGTCGCGTGGACGGGCCGTAGGTCACTGGCCAGGGCGCCGGGCCGATCTTGGCCGAAAGGTTGTTGGGCACTTCATGGGTGCCGGGCGCCGCGAACGGGCCGACATTGAAGATCCGGTCCAGGGGTTTTTGCTGGCCCAATGGATGGCCGTGGGCCAGGGTGTGGGCCTTGCCCCACTGCCATTGGCTGGCGTCTTCGCCCAATGTGGCCTTCAGGTGTACCAGGGTCTTGGTCCAGGCCTTGATCACCGTGTCGGCGCGGGTTTCGGTGCCC
The Pseudomonas marvdashtae genome window above contains:
- a CDS encoding ABC transporter permease subunit, with product MKRFRFSSLMLVLGLLFIYAPMLILVIYSFNASKLVTVWGGWSIKWYVGLLDNSQLMGSVMRSLEIACYTAIAAVALGTLAAFVLTRITHFKGRTLFGGLVTAPLVMPEVITGLSLLLLFVAMAQMIGWPQERGIVTIWIAHTTFCAAYVAVVVSARLRELDLSIEEAAMDLGARPWKVFFLITIPMIAPSLAAGGMMSFALSLDDLVLASFVSGPGSTTLPMEVFSAVRLGVKPEINAVASLILLAVSLVTFLVWYFSRRAEENRKRAIQQAIEESAADSWKQPQARRADTAPV
- a CDS encoding ABC transporter ATP-binding protein, with amino-acid sequence MAVASGAYKKALEGDQTPKQVLVKIDRVTKKFDETIAVDDVSLEIKKGEIFALLGGSGSGKSTLLRMLAGFERPTEGRIFLDGVDITDLPPYERPINMMFQSYALFPHMTVAQNIAFGLQQDKISKSEIDARVAEMLKLVQMSQYAKRKPHQLSGGQRQRVALARSLAKRPKLLLLDEPMGALDKKLRSQMQLELVEIIERVGVTCVMVTHDQEEAMTMAERIAIMHLGWIAQIGSPIDIYETPTSRLVCEFIGNVNIFETEVVEDAEGHAVLTCKDLDRNIYVGHGISTSVQDKSVTYAIRPEKLLVTPEQPTCEHNWSSGKVHDIAYLGGHSVFYVELPSGKLVQSFVANAERRGQRPTWGDQVFVWWEDDSGVVLRS
- a CDS encoding carboxymuconolactone decarboxylase family protein — protein: MFNNWSELLPTIKSAFGALGKSNPKMVKAYVALDEAAADNNVLDAKTRELISIAVAITTRCDGCIGVHTDAAIKAGATREEIAATLATAVSLNAGAAYIYSLRALEAHDALKK
- a CDS encoding ABC transporter permease subunit translates to MNMRKLKRRLARITPGGRQLVIGVPFIWLFLFFMLPFFIVLKISFAEADVAIPPYTEIYSYIDQKLQVLLNLGNYVMLSEDELYIAAYLGSLKMALISTVLCLLIGYPMAYAIANARKEMQTVLVLLIMMPTWTAILIRVYAWMGILSNNGLLNGFLMSMGWISEPLQILNTNLAVYIGVVYSYLPFMILPLYANLVKHDASLLEAASDLGSSTFNSFWKITVPLSKNGIIAGCMLVFIPVVGEFVIPELLGGPETLMIGKVLWQEFFNNRDWPVASALAVVMLAILIVPIILFNRSQAKEMEGKE